From Catharus ustulatus isolate bCatUst1 chromosome 6, bCatUst1.pri.v2, whole genome shotgun sequence, a single genomic window includes:
- the RNF141 gene encoding RING finger protein 141, translated as MRTSPYRTEVKNFTMGQQISNHTQTVINKLPEKVAKHASLVQESGFLTYEEFLGRVAELNDITAKLASGQDKHLLFEVQPGSDSSAFWKVIVRIICTKINKTSGIVEASRILNLYQFTQLYKDITSQAAGVLAQSDTSEEAAESWMSLSSCQASLWMGRVKQLTDEEECCICMDGRADLILPCAHSFCQKCIDKWSDRHRNCPVCRRQVTGAGDSWVVSEAPTEDDIATYILNMVDEAGQPHRP; from the exons ATGAGAACTTCTCCCTACAGAACTGAGGTGAAGAACTTCACCATGGGTCAACAGATTTCAAACCACACTCAAACTGTAATTAACAAGTTGCCAGAAAAAGTAGCAAAGCATGCCTCTTTGGTTCAAGAAAGTGGTTTCCTAACCTATGAAGAGTTTCTGGGAAGAGTAGCTGAACTTAATGATAT TACTGCAAAATTGGCTTCTGGACAAGACAAACATCTGTTATTTGAAGTGCAGCCTGGGTCTGattcttctgctttctggaaGGTGATCGTTAGGATAATATGTACCAAA ATAAATAAAACAAGTGGCATCGTGGAAGCTTCCAGAATCTTGAACTTATATCAGTTCACTCAACTTTATAAAGACATCACCAGTCAAGCAGCAGGAGTTCTTGCACAGAGTGATACTTCTGAAGAAGCTGCTGAGAGTTGGATGTCTCTGAGTTCCTGTCAGGCCAGCCTTTGGATGGGAAG GGTTAAACAGCTGACAGATGAAGAGGAATGTTGCATCTGCATGGATGGGCGTGCTGATTTAATCCTGCCATGTGCTCACAGCTTCTGCCAGAAATGCATTGATAAATG GAGTGACCGGCACAGGAACTGTCCCGTGTGCCGCCGGCAGGTGACTGGGGCAGGAGATTCCTGGGTGGTGTCAGAGGCCCCTACAGAAGATGACATTGCCACTTACATCCTTAACATGGTGGATGAGGCGGGGCAGCCCCACAGGCCCTGA
- the LYVE1 gene encoding lymphatic vessel endothelial hyaluronic acid receptor 1 has translation MANYLGVTSAVSFVWVITFLAQNYFVAGSINSPCRIKGIAIYLDEKVNFSEASNRCSQLNLQLASEKQVEESLKHGFETCSFGWVKEGFAVIPRITSNMKCGQGKTGIVQWKVEKYRKFHLYCFNSSDVQINSCQPDPTPTFPSSTASRDFTAYSASDSTENITAVPTVAVTESEQFPKKRFRVICVTETLLPTEGTTTPMPEEHLLTASPKHTRHPTFKNDAVVFGGIPTALLVLAIIFFIISVVLAVCYIKKYKKTFPFLNKNQQKETVVTTALEETKSNDQTPEKETQNNGNKVEECKTKPEATVKCLEAEV, from the exons ATGGCAAATTATCTTGGAGTTACCTCAGCAGTGTCATTTGTCTGGGTTATTACATTCCTGGCTCAAAATTACTTCGTAGCAG GTTCCATTAATTCACCTTGCAGGATCAAGGGTATAGCAATTTATCTTGATGAGAAAGTGAATTTCTCAGAAGCAAGTAATAGATGTAGTCAATTAAATCTACAGCTAGCAAGTGAAAAACAAGTTGAAGAGTCTCTGAAACATGGCTTTGAAACATGCAG CTTTGGATGGGTGAAAGAGGGATTTGCTGTTATTCCTCGCATAACATCCAACATGAAATGTGGACAGGGAAAAACTGGAATAGTGCAATGGAAAGTTGAGAAGTACAGAAAATTTCATCTCTACTGCTTCAATTCCTCAG atgTCCAGATTAACTCATGTCAACCAGACCCAACTCCCACATTTCCTTCGTCAACTGCATCCAGGGACTTCACTGCATATTCAGCCTCTGATTCGACTGAGAACATCACAGCAGTGCCCACTGTGGCTGTGACTGAGTCAGAACAGTTCCCCAAAAAGAGATTTCGTGTCATATGTGTGACTGAAACACTCTTACCAACAGAGGGGACCACCACACCAATGCCAGAGGAGCATTTGCTCACTGCCTCTCCCAAGCACACTCGCCACCCGACCTTCAAGAATGATGCTGTTGTTTTTGGAG GTATCCCCACTGCACTTCTTGTACTGGCAATCATcttcttcattatttcagttGTTCTAGCAGTCTGTTATATCAAAAA gtaCAAGAAAACCTTCccatttttaaacaagaatCAGCAAAAAGAAACAGTTGTAACCACTGCTCTCGAAGAGACAAAATCAAATGACCAAACACCTGAGAAGGAAACACAGAACAATGGAAATAAGGTAGAGGAGTGTAAAACTAAGCCTGAGGCCACAGTAAAATGTCTAGAAGCAGAAGTTTAA